In the Lepisosteus oculatus isolate fLepOcu1 chromosome 6, fLepOcu1.hap2, whole genome shotgun sequence genome, one interval contains:
- the slc35b3 gene encoding adenosine 3'-phospho 5'-phosphosulfate transporter 2 has translation MSAKFGLIDMKYNNSRKHISISIPSSTTEAMSPHIKSVEELRVLGINLTSFSQPAQFFICVAGVFVFYLVYGYLQELIFSVEGFKPFGWYLTLVQFGFYSTFGLVELQLTQDKRRRIPGKTYMMIAFLTVGTMGLSNTSLGYLNYPTQVIFKCCKLIPVMIGGVFIQGKRYNVMDVSAAVCMSLGLIWFTLADSKIAPNFNVTGVLLISLALCADAAIGNVQEKAMKLHNGSNSEMVLYSYSIGFVYILIGLFFMGGLSPAVSFCSQHPVKTYGYAFFFSLTGYFGISFVLALIKLFGALVAVTVTTGRKAMTIVLSFLFFSKPFTFQYVWGGLLVVLGIFLNVYSKNRDKMKLPSLADVRNRILSVKKTRSLSQTV, from the exons ATGAGTGCCAAGTTTGGACTGATAGACATGAAATACAACAACTCCAGGAAACACATCTCCATCTCTATACCCTCCTCCACGACTGAAGCCATGTCTCCTCACATCAAGTCTGTGGAGGAGCTGCGAGTGCTGGGGATCAATCTCACCAGCTTCAGTCAGCCAGCCCAGTTTTTCATCTGTGTCGCAggagtttttgtgttttatttggtCTACGGTTACCTGCAG GAGCTTATATTTTCAGTGGAAGGTTTTAAACCCTTTGGGTGGTATCTCACATTAGTGCAATTTGGATTTTATTCCACGTTTGGATTAGTGGAATTGCAGCTCACCCAGGATAAAAGGAGAAG AATACCTGGGAAAACGTATATGATGATAGCGTTTTTAACAGTTGGGACAATGGGCTTGTCAAACACATCACTAGGATATTTAAATTATCCAACACAAGTCATCTTTAAGTGCTGTAAACTCATACCGGTTATGATTGGGGGTGTCTTTATACAAG GAAAGCGTTACAACGTCATGGATGTGTCAGCTGCTGTTTGTATGAGTTTGGGTCTCATTTGGTTTACCTTGGCAGACAGTAAAATAGCTCCAAACTTTAATGTGACAG GGGTGCTGCTGATCTCTCTGGCCCTCTGTGCCGATGCTGCAATAGGGAATGTGCAGGAAAAGGCCATGAAGCTGCACAATGGTTCAAATTCAGAGATG gtCTTGTATTCCTATTCAATAGGTTTTGTGTATATATTAATTGGCCTGTTCTTCATGGGCGGACTAAGTCCTGCAGTGTCCTTTTGCTCTCAG cATCCTGTGAAGACCTATGGGTATGCATTCTTCTTCTCTCTCACTGGATATTTTGGCATCTCATTTGTGCTTGCATTGATCAAGCTCTTCGGTGCTCTTGTTGCAGTTACTG tGACCACAGGGAGAAAAGCAATGACGATCGTGCTttcgtttcttttcttctccaaGCCTTTCACTTTTCA GTACGTGTGGGGTGGCCTTCTGGTCGTGCTTGGGATTTTCCTGAATGTTTATAGCAAAAATAGGGACAAAATGAAATTGCCGTCTCTGGCGGACGTGAGGAACAGGATCTTATCGGTAAAAAAGACAAGATCGTTGTCTCAGACTGTGTGA